CGTGGGAAACCAGACAAAGTTTGTCAGCGAGGGGAGCCTATTCGATGCGGACAGGCCATCCGGATTACACACATGAAGACCGGACGCAACCTACACTCACATCACTTCAGCTCCCCACTGTCTAACCACCAAGTAGGTCCTCTTCTGTCTTACCCTTCATGTTCTGGTGACTGTAACGGGCCGGATTTGAATGATATCATCATGctgatttgttttatgtttgcaGGAAGTGAGTGCGTTTGGTGAAAATGGAGAAGGAGATGATTTAGACGTATGGAGTGTGCAGTGCAGTGCAACATACTGGGAACGTGATGACGCGGTGCGATTCAAACATGTCGGCACCGATGTTTTCCTCAGTGTAACCGGAGAGCAGTATGGTCAGCCAATCAGAGGCCAGCGTGAGGTCCATGGAATGCCTTCACCCAATCAGCATAACTACTGGAAGGTGATGGAGGGGGTTTTTATTCAGCCCAGCAGTGATCCAGTGCGTCATGATGAGCTCTGATGATGCCGCTTCATTATTGTAGTGAGAGCGACTGAGAACTCCACTCACACATGCTGTGAAACCCTCTCTATATATACACCTTCAGTTTCTATAAAGTTTTATTGGTCAAATAATTTTTGAGACGAAAGCCACTCACAAAATGGACAAAAAGGCAAAACGGTTTGTTTGACAAGATTTCGTATGATTggaatgtgtttgtttgtacatAAGGGAATAAAATTACATGACATACCAGGATTTTGGGCTTCAAAACTgagtattttgtattatttatatttagactGGATTACTACTGGAACAAATGGCATTGTACTATAAAATAGTGTTTCTGCACCTGTGAAATCCTGTAATCTTTCTGAATTCAGTGGGGGGAAATATGAAATGACCGTTTGTTTTGGTTGAAGTTTTCTTTTACTGTAATTCCCAATAGTTGTTTTCCACCTCATACTGTATATGACACAATATGTACATAATTTGGtgaaatcaaaaataaagttttttgaaaacatactgtaggtacattttaatttcagttagaacaagtaatatgttttaaagaaccatgtcattaaaaaaaaaaaatgactaacaAGCAGACGCTTTGTTGTGATGCCCAGATTTATGAATCAAAGTCAATAAATACTCCACACTGTCTAGAGTTTAAAGATCACTCTAAAATTACAAATGCATTCACCTCTCACAGTGATTATTTCTGCTCCTCTCGCTTTTCTGGAAAATGAAAGATGACACATTGCATCCAAACGGGGGCAGCATTCAGCTACTGTTTGGCACATAGTGCGTGAATATTGAAACGAAAGAACAATCACTGTGAAATGTGCATAGACAGTAATGTGTCTAGGACTGTAAACAATATGTGTAATAATGCACAGTGAGAATAAATGACTAACCGTTTTATATTGGAATAATGAAACGCTGAACACTGATATAATCAAAtgaaaactgcagtttttaagaatgtattttgttaaacgtacagttaattatttttttttttttataaaacaagtaAACAGCTTACTAACGATCTAAtgctgtattatttatatatttactcttAATATAAATTGGCAGGTTGGTTTTAGTCAAATCTTTACAAAAATTCACCATTGTAAGCACAGTTTCCGccaaacatatttttacaataacccTGTCATTAAATTTCAACAAAATGCAAGATTCTGTAAGCTTACGCAGTTTGAATCAGATGTCATATTCATTTATTATGGTTTTACTGTAGTAGCTATTCACTGAATGAAAACAGTTAAAGAGGGATACTCTTAATAAGTTGTTCTAAAGGTTTTAGCCTCGTAGATATGACACAATGTAAACAGCAACGGAAAACAATAGACTTAAAATGCTTAATCAAACACGTAAATCAcggaatccttttttttttactgaagaagTTATGTACATTTTCAAACTGCACTGATTAAACTTCCTTGACTGATACCGTGACTATCCTTTTACTGTTTAGAAATTTCtatattcaaatacttttttgcctCAGTAGGTTTTGTAGTTTGACTTTCCCAGCACTGCTATCAAATCAAACATGATACTGTTATAGAGCTGTAATATGACTCGCCTCTCTGAAAGATGTCAAAACCAAAGGATCTCTcagtgttcgaactataccgtgtccttagggggagcccactttttttttttgggggggggggggggggggttagaggTCGTGCACAGGCGCatgcctcaaataaggacttacaacagctacaagtgtatgcactattatacattatcgacacgagtgcctcaaaaaaggacatataatgacttacaaagatacataacagctacaatatgccctattatactttatcgacacaaattgataggtcaggAAGACAGCCTTGAATGATGTTGCGGTCTCCTCCGTTAATTTAGAATTCACCTCAGTTACTTTATTTGGCAGAATCGCCTTTTGCTTAGTCAATGCCACTTCAATGGCCatcttgtgtgcaatgctgtccctgtatttatatatattttttcgcgACTGATTCtgagcattaatcattaatccactcctcagacaagtgcgtgccaggtaccttttcagacagaagaaggttttttgcgtccttacaagttgtaacgagtggaaaaaaatgtggcccctttaagagctgcgcgctccctgtaaaacggtatgcactctgtatgataatgtatacaagcgcgactcgaatcccccatgtatgcgggtaatctctgtttggaaatcattttgttttaatcttgtttgttttgttttggttacgctgtggacggtggaacatgggacggtgagttttgtctggcctaataactttgtgagctacccatattttttccccctcctgacacaacgcgttacaaagtgatgcaccccaagcttccatccttaacacacagccatgtatattggctcttccattctctccactgctggctgttccagtttaacgcgagagaggactcgaagcaagaaagcaagaggggttaggatcccagagattacttttcttcagcttcatgcgttttcacagtgggcttggcttgaggtttaccagtgcttgcagcaggtgaatcagtcgtgcgtcatcactacacaatttcttaataaaaccaaaattaattgaactaccttgttttctttttgccctagctatgatgctataactgcataatggaaggactttgcgcacgataaatggcctccaacgtttattttttCTACGAACCTATGACATACTAACATGTGGAATTTGCAGCGCAGCGCCCCCACACCTTCTGTAATCTTTATTGaagttaattaggttttaatcgccgtcatgcatgaatgaataatatttttgccatcataatcacattacaaaactgaaattgcagttaaaaatattcacattgtcagtattttttgagaccccccaaaatttcagatttctcgttttcaggggagcccatgtcttattaaggggagccgagctccccctagctcccccgtagttcgcactatggGATCTCTTTTATAACCTCCCTCTCTATTTTAGGATGATTTGGAtttgagaaatggaaaaatgcacaTAATGATGATTAAACCGATTAGATAAATAGCAATGTCCCACTTTACCTGTTGAAGCAGAAGCCAGTAAATAATTGAAGAGACCAATGAATGAAAAATCATGTAAAACAACTGGTAAGACCGACTTATAATAACATTATGGATCATTAATACATGATGCTCAACATATTAGGGTAATTAGCAGACAATTAAACTTGTAGATTAAACATATGAAGTTTTATTGtgtgttaaatacattttcatattgctTATTTAAACTTCAATTTACATGAACTAGCATATCTTAAGcgctatttaaaatgaaattaagagTTGTCAAACATAtttaacaaatgttattttaattttaatactaATGCTCATTTTAAGTTTCACACACGTGTACtaattttaaacttaattttaataaactgttttataaactatttttatCTTCCTTTGAGAGGTAAAACGCACAGAGGCAGTGAGTTGAAGTCAAACctacttttgtttttttgtcttccCAGAAGATGGCGACATAACACAGGGTTTGCGTACTAATTATGAACATCATCTGATAGCGACTCATTTAATAtcgtacaaaaatgtattttcatctaAACTGAGCTGCATCTGTATCAAAGACACTTGGTGTTATTCTCTTCATATAGGCCTTTTGTGCCAAGCAAGGCTATGTAGATCAACTACAACTGAACCGAATGTGCCTTCTTTGTCGATTCTACACATTTATTGCAGCTGTTTGTCAACATTAATTATTGCTACGCAACATAGGCTATTAAAAAAGACCTGATAACTGGTTGTCAGTATTACCCATCAGGTCTGTCACCATATGTGAGACACATACTGCACTAAGCGATCCTATAGTGTCACATGGGGTAAATAGCTTAAAAGCTTTCTTTTGCACTATTCATAATCAAATTAATAGCTGAACTGAGAATCCACATAGATGGGGTAGTCATGAAAACACGTGTCCTCATAGGGTCAAGTGAAGAGCTGTGAAAAAACATCGTACTCAAGAGAAAACAAGCATTAAGGTTACATCATAAATGCGATCGAGGGCCGAATATTGTTGAGAGTGACCAGCAAACCGAAGTGTCTGACCTCGAAATATAGTGTGAACCCTTCTGTGAACAGAGCGACTGGATCTGAAATATGCCTTCAGAAAGTCACCTTGAATGCAAAATTGTCCCCATGGCAATTTAAGAAACACAGAAAGACATAAATTGGTCACAATAGcagttaaataatgcaaaaaaataaggaaCATTCACAGcaaggacgataactataaagataacaatatttagttttaatagtTGTAAGTATTAAAGAATAGCAAAGTCCATACTATAATAGCCCAGAGGAATGATATCATTGGAATCCTTTTCAGAACATTtgtttttccagctgatgaagcATAAAACATTGACAACCAGTCAGACTCCATTCGATTTTAAAGAGTGCGTGCTTTTAAAGAGATGCTGGCACATGAATATACAGTAAACAGCACATTATTGTCTTCAGGTGTGGGCAGAATTtagttatagttatagtttttGGCATGTAGGACcttcaagatagatagatagatagatagatagatagataattattTTCAACAAGCATTTGGAGATTCAAAATCAGAACAAAGCTATAAACCtaataaataatcttaaatatGGCCAAGAAACCAGAGCTACTGCATGAGACTTctataaatctaataaaaatctCTTACAATAACCTATAAAAgttaaattattaatgaaaatacaatttatGGACAGCATCCTATCTGAAAATACAATGACATTTTACTCCTACACTTAAAACAATAtagaataaaattacatttaatttctaaagcaggcaaaatacatttttttctgcaattaacagcaataataataataataataaaaatacacgaTTTGCTTACTGCATTTTGCTTTTATTGAAGACTGATTAAGTAGGCCTACAGAGCAAATGaaatattttccaaaacaaaAATCACTTGTATTCCTCATTTGGATCCAAAATCTCTTGAAAGTCGATAAAGGCATCTGCTAAATAAAAGAATGTAAATACAAACCACCACTTAATGAAGGTATATGGACAGATTAGTGCTCTGCGGCTCATCTGGTTGAAGCATGAAGCATGTAGTTTGGGGTAAAGAAGGGATAGGTGTGTGTTTGGTGGTCTGGTTCAGTGGACTGATGCCCTTTCATTATTGCACTGCTAGCTGCAGCTCCCACAGTAGTGCAACAGGGAAAGAGTGTCAGGCAACTGAAAAAACAATGGGACCAGGAACATGCTCACACAAACAGTATGTTGTTGTTCTACATCATATTACActacatttttatcatttctaaat
The sequence above is drawn from the Carassius auratus strain Wakin chromosome 5, ASM336829v1, whole genome shotgun sequence genome and encodes:
- the LOC113071984 gene encoding stromal cell-derived factor 2-like protein 1, which encodes MGPFRIISVFVDLVLVCLMCARCGARDLDSSYVTCGSLVKLMNTRHSVRLHSHDVKYGSGSGQQSVTGVDSADDANSYWRIRGKPDKVCQRGEPIRCGQAIRITHMKTGRNLHSHHFSSPLSNHQEVSAFGENGEGDDLDVWSVQCSATYWERDDAVRFKHVGTDVFLSVTGEQYGQPIRGQREVHGMPSPNQHNYWKVMEGVFIQPSSDPVRHDEL